The following are encoded together in the Salvia hispanica cultivar TCC Black 2014 chromosome 6, UniMelb_Shisp_WGS_1.0, whole genome shotgun sequence genome:
- the LOC125192977 gene encoding uncharacterized protein LOC125192977 — translation MAAPPVKSQPLHNFSLPHLKWAHKNSSSPHNHRFRRRDSADHHPDSDPKHPPPPLDDAAAAEEEAKPWKLRPRKEPIKAASSSKKDTANNDGSSNALKSQRLREGAHQSGGVERNSKRKVWISLSREEIEEDVYALTGGKPARRPKKWPKNVQKQLEGVFPGLYLVGVAADSYRVMMS, via the exons ATGGCGGCACCACCTGTGAAATCGCAACCATTGCACAACTTCTCCCTCCCCCACCTCAAATGGGCCCACAAGAACTCCTCCTCCCCCCACAACCACCGCTTCCGCCGCCGCGATTCCGCTGATCACCACCCCGATTCCGACCCCAAGCACCCGCCGCCACCGCTGGACGACGCTgcagcggcggaggaggaggccAAGCCGTGGAAGCTGCGGCCGAGGAAGGAGCCCATCAAGGCGGCGTCGAGTTCCAAAAAGGACACCGCGAACAATGATGGCAGCAGCAACGCGCTCAAGTCGCAGCGGCTGAGGGAAGGGGCCCACCAGAGCGGCGGCGTTGAGCGCAACTCGAAGAGGAAGGTCTGGATTTCTCTGTCGAGGGAAGAAATTGAGGAGGATGTCTACGCCTTGACCGGAGGCAAGCCCGCCCGCCGCCCCAAAAAGTGGCCTAAGAATGTTCAGAAACAACTTGAA GGTGTATTTCCTGGATTGTATTTGGTTGGAGTTGCGGCCGACTCTTATCGGGTTATGATGTCTTG A
- the LOC125191769 gene encoding uncharacterized protein LOC125191769 produces MADLDSNPADSLASTPRSDHHNLHDDAPQPRVRFMCSFGGKILPRPHDNQLRYFGGDTRIVAIHRHTTFAALLSKLSKLSGITNISIKYQLPNEDLDALITVTADEDVENMMEEYDRLSQSQKSARLRLFLFPIDDNLNDSRASSINSLLDGSAKRESWFVDVLNGGPTAGSVLERGRSEVSSIVSEVPDYLFGLDNSDDALKEGSTKLRNKNLPNDNVSMSDPGSPAPVVSSPFCSTSSSLAPPNLQMIPDLPPVKTRPVNPVQAAEHIKESEMLHDKMASQPTGYSGGPVWHYPNPQVQPMPAVYYMPGSHVQAANASVPQVPIRAQFLQSYPVPSGQVPMGYPGMNHVYGAGVRPYEVPTRFITDNSGQPVYYNGPPRNMAVVPGSYPGMGVPGGEEAQAPGPDMMSGRISQGS; encoded by the exons ATGGCCGATCTCGACTCCAACCCCGCCGATTCCCTCGCCTCCACCCCACGCTCCGACCACCACAACCTCCACGATGACGCCCCGCAGCCACGCGTCCGCTTCATGTGCAGTTTCGGCGGCAAAATCCTCCCCCGCCCCCACGACAACCAGCTCCGCTACTTCGGCGGCGACACTCGCATCGTCGCCATCCACCGCCACACCACCTTCGCCGCTCTCCTCTCCAAGCTCTCCAAGCTTTCCG GTATAACCAACATAAGCATAAAGTACCAGCTCCCCAACGAGGACCTCGACGCGCTGATAACCGTCACCGCCGACGAGGACGTCGAGAACATGATGGAGGAGTACGATCGCCTGAGCCAGAGCCAGAAATCGGCTCGCCTCCGCCTCTTCCTATTCCCGATCGACGACAACCTCAACGACTCCAGAGCCTCCAGCATCAACTCGCTCCTCGACGGCTCCGCCAAGCGCGAGAGCTGGTTCGTCGACGTTCTCAACGGCGGACCCACCGCCGGTTCGGTTCTCGAGCGCGGCCGCTCCGAGGTCTCCTCGATCGTCTCCGAAGTGCCGGATTACTTATTCGGGTTGGATAATTCCGACGATGCGTTGAAAGAGGGCAGCACCAAACTCAGGAACAAAAACCTCCCAAACGACAACGTTTCGATGTCGGATCCGGGCTCACCCGCCCCGGTCGTCTCATCTCCATTCTGCTCCACATCCTCGTCCCTGGCCCCACCCAACTTACAAATGATTCCGGATCTTCCGCCCGTGAAAACCCGACCCGTTAACCCGGTCCAGGCTGCAGAGCATATAAAGGAGAGTGAAATGCTGCACGATAAAATGGCCTCTCAACCAACCGGGTATTCGGGTGGACCCGTTTGGCACTACCCGAACCCGCAGGTGCAGCCCATGCCCGCGGTGTATTACATGCCCGGCAGTCACGTGCAGGCCGCCAACGCCTCCGTTCCACAGGTTCCGATCCGGGCACAGTTTCTGCAGTCGTACCCGGTTCCATCGGGTCAAGTACCCATGGGATATCCGGGCATGAATCACGTGTATGGAGCGGGTGTGAGGCCGTATGAAGTGCCCACCCGTTTCATCACTGATAATTCGGGTCAGCCGGTTTATTATAACGGGCCGCCGAGGAACATGGCCGTTGTTCCGGGTTCTTATCCGGGTATGGGTGTGCCCGGAGGGGAAGAGGCACAGGCACCCGGCCCGGACATGATGTCGGGTCGGATCTCCCAAGGATCATGA
- the LOC125192638 gene encoding equilibrative nucleotide transporter 3-like produces the protein MSNGVSSIDTVPTRIEGKFKAMAVCWFLGLGSLVSWNSMLTISDYYYKIFPDYHPSRVLTLVYQPFAIGSMVVLAYKEAKIDTRKRNIFGYTLFCLSTFALLLIDIATSGKGGIGNYIGVCVFVAAFGVADAHVQGGMVGDLSFMCPEFMQSFFAGVAASGALTSGLRLVTKAAFDKKEDGLRKGVMMFLAISTFCEFLCIFVYTFVFGKLPIVKHFRKKAASEGSKTVTADLAAAGIKTADGETVDDVKQDRLSNKQLLLQNRGYCFDLFLIYVLTLSIFPGFLYENTGKHGLGDWYALVLIAMYNVWDLIARYIPLIDCIRLESKKGLMIACLSRFLLVPCFYFTAKYGDQGWMIFLVSFLGLSNGYLTVCVLTVAPRGYKAPEQNALGNLLVVFLLGGIFAGVVLDWLWAIGKGPF, from the exons ATGAGTAATGGAGTTTCAAGCATCGACACAGTTCCAACCAGAATTGAG GGGAAGTTTAAGGCAATGGCGGTTTGTTGGTTTCTTGGACTCGGATCTCTCGTCTCTTGGAATAGTATGCTGACAATTAGTGATTATTACTACAAAATTTTTCCA gATTACCACCCTTCAAGAGTCCTCACTCTGGTTTATCAGCCATTTGCGATCGGGTCAATGGTGGTTCTTGCTTACAAAGAGGCCAAGATCGATACAAGGAAAAGAAACATTTTTGGTTACACCCTTTTCTGCCTAAGCACATTTGCACTTCTCTTA ATCGATATAGCCACATCAGGGAAAGGAGGGATTGGGAATTATATAGGTGTGTGCGTGTTTGTTGCTGCTTTTGGAGTTGCAGATGCTCATGTTCAAGGTGGAATGGTTGGGGATTTATCCTTCATGTGCCCTGAGTTTATGCAG TCATTCTTCGCTGGCGTGGCTGCTTCGGGAGCCCTAACCTCCGGCTTGAGGCTCGTCACGAAAGCAGCTTTTGATAAGAAAGAGGATGGCCTTAGAAAGGGAGTTA TGATGTTTCTTGCAATCTCGACGTTCTGTGAGTTTTTGTGTATATTCGTCTACACGTTCGTGTTTGGGAAACTGCCTATTGTGAAGCATTTCCGGAAGAAGGCAGCGTCAGAAGGGTCGAAGACAGTTACAGCCGATCTTGCAGCAGCTGGGATCAAGACTGCAGATGGCGAAACT GTAGATGATGTTAAGCAGGATAGGTTGAGCAACAAGCAGTTGTTGCTTCAAAACCGTGGTTATTGTTTCGACCTTTTCCTTATATACGTGCTCACTCTATCAATTTTCCCTGGCTTCTTGTACGAGAACACGGGTAAACACGGACTAGGCGATTG GTATGCGCTTGTCCTAATAGCAATGTACAATGTCTGGGACCTGATAGCAAGGTACATTCCTCTGATCGATTGCATAAGGTTGGAATCAAAAAAGGGTCTTATGATAGCATGCTTGTCGCGTTTCTTGCTCGTTCCTTGCTTCTATTTCACGGCCAAGTATGGGGATCAAGGGTGGATGATTTTCTTGGTGTCATTCCTGGGGCTGAGTAATGGATACCTAACTGTTTGCGTCCTCACAGTTGCCCCAAGAGGCTACAAG GCACCAGAGCAAAACGCGCTGGGGAATTTGTTGGTAGTGTTCCTTCTTGGTGGTATATTTGCGGGCGTTGTTCTCGACTGGTTGTGGGCCATCGGTAAAGGCCCTTTCTAA
- the LOC125196791 gene encoding equilibrative nucleotide transporter 3-like isoform X2, whose product MSNGDSSIVSTPSRTEGKFKAMVVCWFLGLGCLISWNSMLTIGDYYYQIFPSYHPARVLTLVYQPFALGSMAILSYNEANIDTRKRNMFGYALFCFSTLGLLLIDVATSGGGGIGNYIGVCVFVAAFGVADAHVQGGMTGDLSFMSPHLMQSFLAGLSASGALVAGLRLVTKAVFDQTDNGLRKGVILFLAISIFCEFLCVLLYAFVFGRLPIVKHLRRKAASEGSRTVSADLAAAGIKTADGENFLLLQVDDDRLSNKQLLLQNIDYALDIYLLHVLTLSIFPGFLYENTGKNHGLGEWYALVLVAVYNVWDLMARYIPMIECIRLESRKGLLYACLSRFLLIPCFYFTAKYGDQGWMIFLVSFLGLTNGYLTVCVLTVAPRGYKAPEQNALGNLMVVFLLAGIFSGVALDWLWLIGNTSF is encoded by the exons ATGAGTAATGGAGATTCAAGCATTGTCTCAACTCCTAGCAGGACAGAG GGGAAGTTTAAGGCAATGGTGGTGTGTTGGTTTCTTGGACTAGGATGTCTCATTTCATGGAATAGCATGCTAACAATTGGAGACTACTACTATCAAATTTTCCCA AGTTACCATCCAGCCAGAGTCCTGACTCTGGTCTACCAGCCCTTCGCCCTCGGATCAATGGCGATTCTCTCTTACAACGAGGCCAACATCGACACAAGGAAGCGAAACATGTTTGGCTACGCCCTCTTTTGCTTCAGCACACTCGGACTTCTCTTG ATTGATGTGGCTACGTCGGGGGGAGGTGGGATAGGGAACTATATTGGAGTGTGTGTCTTTGTTGCTGCCTTTGGAGTTGCAGATGCTCATGTTCAAGGTGGGATGACTGGTGACCTATCTTTCATGTCCCCTCACTTGATGCAG TCGTTCTTGGCCGGTTTGTCTGCTTCGGGGGCGTTGGTTGCAGGCCTGAGGCTTGTGACAAAAGCGGTTTTTGATCAAACTGATAATGGTCTTAGAAAGGGAGTTA TTTTGTTTCTTGCAATCTCAATCTTCTGTGAGTTTCTGTGTGTGTTGCTCTACGCGTTCGTGTTCGGGAGACTTCCCATTGTGAAGCATTTGAGGAGGAAGGCGGCGTCTGAAGGGTCGAGGACAGTCTCAGCTGATCTTGCAGCAGCCGGGATCAAGACTGCAGATGGCGAAAAC TTTTTGTTGTTGCAGGTGGATGATGATCGGTTGAGTAACAAGCAGTTGTTGCTTCAAAATATTGACTACGCATTGGATATTTACCTCCTGCACGTGCTCACGCTGTCGATCTTTCCTGGCTTCTTGTATGAGAATACGGGTAAAAATCATGGACTAGGGGAGTG GTATGCACTCGTCCTTGTAGCAGTTTACAACGTTTGGGACCTGATGGCACGGTACATTCCTATGATCGAGTGCATAAGGTTGGAGTCAAGAAAGGGTCTTCTATACGCGTGCTTGTCGCGTTTCTTGCTCATTCCTTGCTTCTATTTCACGGCCAAGTATGGGGATCAAGGGTGGATGATTTTCTTGGTGTCGTTCTTGGGGCTGACTAACGGATACCTAACGGTTTGTGTCCTCACGGTTGCTCCGAGAGGCTATAAG GCACCGGAGCAGAACGCATTGGGGAATTTGATGGTTGTGTTTCTTCTTGCTGGTATATTTTCGGGCGTTGCTCTTGACTGGTTGTGGCTCATTGGCAACACTTCCTTTTAA
- the LOC125196791 gene encoding equilibrative nucleotide transporter 3-like isoform X1 → MSNGDSSIVSTPSRTEQGKFKAMVVCWFLGLGCLISWNSMLTIGDYYYQIFPSYHPARVLTLVYQPFALGSMAILSYNEANIDTRKRNMFGYALFCFSTLGLLLIDVATSGGGGIGNYIGVCVFVAAFGVADAHVQGGMTGDLSFMSPHLMQSFLAGLSASGALVAGLRLVTKAVFDQTDNGLRKGVILFLAISIFCEFLCVLLYAFVFGRLPIVKHLRRKAASEGSRTVSADLAAAGIKTADGENFLLLQVDDDRLSNKQLLLQNIDYALDIYLLHVLTLSIFPGFLYENTGKNHGLGEWYALVLVAVYNVWDLMARYIPMIECIRLESRKGLLYACLSRFLLIPCFYFTAKYGDQGWMIFLVSFLGLTNGYLTVCVLTVAPRGYKAPEQNALGNLMVVFLLAGIFSGVALDWLWLIGNTSF, encoded by the exons ATGAGTAATGGAGATTCAAGCATTGTCTCAACTCCTAGCAGGACAGAG CAGGGGAAGTTTAAGGCAATGGTGGTGTGTTGGTTTCTTGGACTAGGATGTCTCATTTCATGGAATAGCATGCTAACAATTGGAGACTACTACTATCAAATTTTCCCA AGTTACCATCCAGCCAGAGTCCTGACTCTGGTCTACCAGCCCTTCGCCCTCGGATCAATGGCGATTCTCTCTTACAACGAGGCCAACATCGACACAAGGAAGCGAAACATGTTTGGCTACGCCCTCTTTTGCTTCAGCACACTCGGACTTCTCTTG ATTGATGTGGCTACGTCGGGGGGAGGTGGGATAGGGAACTATATTGGAGTGTGTGTCTTTGTTGCTGCCTTTGGAGTTGCAGATGCTCATGTTCAAGGTGGGATGACTGGTGACCTATCTTTCATGTCCCCTCACTTGATGCAG TCGTTCTTGGCCGGTTTGTCTGCTTCGGGGGCGTTGGTTGCAGGCCTGAGGCTTGTGACAAAAGCGGTTTTTGATCAAACTGATAATGGTCTTAGAAAGGGAGTTA TTTTGTTTCTTGCAATCTCAATCTTCTGTGAGTTTCTGTGTGTGTTGCTCTACGCGTTCGTGTTCGGGAGACTTCCCATTGTGAAGCATTTGAGGAGGAAGGCGGCGTCTGAAGGGTCGAGGACAGTCTCAGCTGATCTTGCAGCAGCCGGGATCAAGACTGCAGATGGCGAAAAC TTTTTGTTGTTGCAGGTGGATGATGATCGGTTGAGTAACAAGCAGTTGTTGCTTCAAAATATTGACTACGCATTGGATATTTACCTCCTGCACGTGCTCACGCTGTCGATCTTTCCTGGCTTCTTGTATGAGAATACGGGTAAAAATCATGGACTAGGGGAGTG GTATGCACTCGTCCTTGTAGCAGTTTACAACGTTTGGGACCTGATGGCACGGTACATTCCTATGATCGAGTGCATAAGGTTGGAGTCAAGAAAGGGTCTTCTATACGCGTGCTTGTCGCGTTTCTTGCTCATTCCTTGCTTCTATTTCACGGCCAAGTATGGGGATCAAGGGTGGATGATTTTCTTGGTGTCGTTCTTGGGGCTGACTAACGGATACCTAACGGTTTGTGTCCTCACGGTTGCTCCGAGAGGCTATAAG GCACCGGAGCAGAACGCATTGGGGAATTTGATGGTTGTGTTTCTTCTTGCTGGTATATTTTCGGGCGTTGCTCTTGACTGGTTGTGGCTCATTGGCAACACTTCCTTTTAA
- the LOC125196791 gene encoding equilibrative nucleotide transporter 3-like isoform X3 translates to MSNGDSSIVSTPSRTEQGKFKAMVVCWFLGLGCLISWNSMLTIGDYYYQIFPSYHPARVLTLVYQPFALGSMAILSYNEANIDTRKRNMFGYALFCFSTLGLLLIDVATSGGGGIGNYIGVCVFVAAFGVADAHVQGGMTGDLSFMSPHLMQSFLAGLSASGALVAGLRLVTKAVFDQTDNGLRKGVILFLAISIFCEFLCVLLYAFVFGRLPIVKHLRRKAASEGSRTVSADLAAAGIKTADGENVDDDRLSNKQLLLQNIDYALDIYLLHVLTLSIFPGFLYENTGKNHGLGEWYALVLVAVYNVWDLMARYIPMIECIRLESRKGLLYACLSRFLLIPCFYFTAKYGDQGWMIFLVSFLGLTNGYLTVCVLTVAPRGYKAPEQNALGNLMVVFLLAGIFSGVALDWLWLIGNTSF, encoded by the exons ATGAGTAATGGAGATTCAAGCATTGTCTCAACTCCTAGCAGGACAGAG CAGGGGAAGTTTAAGGCAATGGTGGTGTGTTGGTTTCTTGGACTAGGATGTCTCATTTCATGGAATAGCATGCTAACAATTGGAGACTACTACTATCAAATTTTCCCA AGTTACCATCCAGCCAGAGTCCTGACTCTGGTCTACCAGCCCTTCGCCCTCGGATCAATGGCGATTCTCTCTTACAACGAGGCCAACATCGACACAAGGAAGCGAAACATGTTTGGCTACGCCCTCTTTTGCTTCAGCACACTCGGACTTCTCTTG ATTGATGTGGCTACGTCGGGGGGAGGTGGGATAGGGAACTATATTGGAGTGTGTGTCTTTGTTGCTGCCTTTGGAGTTGCAGATGCTCATGTTCAAGGTGGGATGACTGGTGACCTATCTTTCATGTCCCCTCACTTGATGCAG TCGTTCTTGGCCGGTTTGTCTGCTTCGGGGGCGTTGGTTGCAGGCCTGAGGCTTGTGACAAAAGCGGTTTTTGATCAAACTGATAATGGTCTTAGAAAGGGAGTTA TTTTGTTTCTTGCAATCTCAATCTTCTGTGAGTTTCTGTGTGTGTTGCTCTACGCGTTCGTGTTCGGGAGACTTCCCATTGTGAAGCATTTGAGGAGGAAGGCGGCGTCTGAAGGGTCGAGGACAGTCTCAGCTGATCTTGCAGCAGCCGGGATCAAGACTGCAGATGGCGAAAAC GTGGATGATGATCGGTTGAGTAACAAGCAGTTGTTGCTTCAAAATATTGACTACGCATTGGATATTTACCTCCTGCACGTGCTCACGCTGTCGATCTTTCCTGGCTTCTTGTATGAGAATACGGGTAAAAATCATGGACTAGGGGAGTG GTATGCACTCGTCCTTGTAGCAGTTTACAACGTTTGGGACCTGATGGCACGGTACATTCCTATGATCGAGTGCATAAGGTTGGAGTCAAGAAAGGGTCTTCTATACGCGTGCTTGTCGCGTTTCTTGCTCATTCCTTGCTTCTATTTCACGGCCAAGTATGGGGATCAAGGGTGGATGATTTTCTTGGTGTCGTTCTTGGGGCTGACTAACGGATACCTAACGGTTTGTGTCCTCACGGTTGCTCCGAGAGGCTATAAG GCACCGGAGCAGAACGCATTGGGGAATTTGATGGTTGTGTTTCTTCTTGCTGGTATATTTTCGGGCGTTGCTCTTGACTGGTTGTGGCTCATTGGCAACACTTCCTTTTAA
- the LOC125196791 gene encoding equilibrative nucleotide transporter 3-like isoform X4, with the protein MSNGDSSIVSTPSRTEGKFKAMVVCWFLGLGCLISWNSMLTIGDYYYQIFPSYHPARVLTLVYQPFALGSMAILSYNEANIDTRKRNMFGYALFCFSTLGLLLIDVATSGGGGIGNYIGVCVFVAAFGVADAHVQGGMTGDLSFMSPHLMQSFLAGLSASGALVAGLRLVTKAVFDQTDNGLRKGVILFLAISIFCEFLCVLLYAFVFGRLPIVKHLRRKAASEGSRTVSADLAAAGIKTADGENVDDDRLSNKQLLLQNIDYALDIYLLHVLTLSIFPGFLYENTGKNHGLGEWYALVLVAVYNVWDLMARYIPMIECIRLESRKGLLYACLSRFLLIPCFYFTAKYGDQGWMIFLVSFLGLTNGYLTVCVLTVAPRGYKAPEQNALGNLMVVFLLAGIFSGVALDWLWLIGNTSF; encoded by the exons ATGAGTAATGGAGATTCAAGCATTGTCTCAACTCCTAGCAGGACAGAG GGGAAGTTTAAGGCAATGGTGGTGTGTTGGTTTCTTGGACTAGGATGTCTCATTTCATGGAATAGCATGCTAACAATTGGAGACTACTACTATCAAATTTTCCCA AGTTACCATCCAGCCAGAGTCCTGACTCTGGTCTACCAGCCCTTCGCCCTCGGATCAATGGCGATTCTCTCTTACAACGAGGCCAACATCGACACAAGGAAGCGAAACATGTTTGGCTACGCCCTCTTTTGCTTCAGCACACTCGGACTTCTCTTG ATTGATGTGGCTACGTCGGGGGGAGGTGGGATAGGGAACTATATTGGAGTGTGTGTCTTTGTTGCTGCCTTTGGAGTTGCAGATGCTCATGTTCAAGGTGGGATGACTGGTGACCTATCTTTCATGTCCCCTCACTTGATGCAG TCGTTCTTGGCCGGTTTGTCTGCTTCGGGGGCGTTGGTTGCAGGCCTGAGGCTTGTGACAAAAGCGGTTTTTGATCAAACTGATAATGGTCTTAGAAAGGGAGTTA TTTTGTTTCTTGCAATCTCAATCTTCTGTGAGTTTCTGTGTGTGTTGCTCTACGCGTTCGTGTTCGGGAGACTTCCCATTGTGAAGCATTTGAGGAGGAAGGCGGCGTCTGAAGGGTCGAGGACAGTCTCAGCTGATCTTGCAGCAGCCGGGATCAAGACTGCAGATGGCGAAAAC GTGGATGATGATCGGTTGAGTAACAAGCAGTTGTTGCTTCAAAATATTGACTACGCATTGGATATTTACCTCCTGCACGTGCTCACGCTGTCGATCTTTCCTGGCTTCTTGTATGAGAATACGGGTAAAAATCATGGACTAGGGGAGTG GTATGCACTCGTCCTTGTAGCAGTTTACAACGTTTGGGACCTGATGGCACGGTACATTCCTATGATCGAGTGCATAAGGTTGGAGTCAAGAAAGGGTCTTCTATACGCGTGCTTGTCGCGTTTCTTGCTCATTCCTTGCTTCTATTTCACGGCCAAGTATGGGGATCAAGGGTGGATGATTTTCTTGGTGTCGTTCTTGGGGCTGACTAACGGATACCTAACGGTTTGTGTCCTCACGGTTGCTCCGAGAGGCTATAAG GCACCGGAGCAGAACGCATTGGGGAATTTGATGGTTGTGTTTCTTCTTGCTGGTATATTTTCGGGCGTTGCTCTTGACTGGTTGTGGCTCATTGGCAACACTTCCTTTTAA